In Rhododendron vialii isolate Sample 1 chromosome 9a, ASM3025357v1, the following are encoded in one genomic region:
- the LOC131301997 gene encoding putative disease resistance RPP13-like protein 1 isoform X2, with amino-acid sequence MAEALLIPAADAVLGSLLPLATNQINLAWGFKEDLEKLRKRLEIIQALLYDAEKKKITSQTMMAWLKKLKTAICDAENVLDELAYEDLREKIEVQNQMRNKHVKDKEEAEKAQIFGKSHIQELQYHWDENLEESDNNHGDVLEGLKPHQNVKGLIIQNFGGRRWVSWMSSDAYSLKKLVKIELRDCMLCEQVPALGHLLHLAILKMSGLNNLKRIGPEFYGQDKWIIDNCCSSGEAAAGVFLTLRELQLVDMPQLEEWSDVSSLLAFATSMIDSFPRLKKLEISNCPKLITIPAFKGSTSLQQLSIVKCDELMCLQGGLLQPTLEEIEIWRCRKLKTLNAIDETEATFNGSTYLQRLSIDDCPELMCLPKELLQPTLVKLLLCDCPKLKTSNPDALRCLTSLKKLLIKSCPNWGSYWEEGLFCTTSLQSLTIGIFGEEGVQIFPVALHKCCITTIEPSHLPGVSIFIWMARDQVPA; translated from the exons GTTAGAAATCATTCAGGCCTTGTTATATGATgctgagaagaagaaaataacctCACAAACTATGATGGCGTGGCTAAAGAAACTCAAGACTGCAATCTGCGATGCTGAGAATGTGCTAGATGAATTGGCCTATGAAGATCTTCGAGAAAAGATTGAGGTACAAAACCAGATGAGGAACAAG CACGTgaaagacaaggaagaagcagagaagGCTCAAATATTTGGAAAATCACACATTCAAGAGTTGCAATATCACTGGGACGAAAACCTCGAAGAGTCCGACAATAACCATGGGGATGTGTTGGAAGGACttaaacctcaccaaaatgttAAGGGACtaattattcaaaattttggagGAAGACGATGGGTGTCGTGGATGAGTAGCGATGCCTACTCGCTTAAAAAACTGGTGAAGATTGAGCTAAGAGATTGTATGTTGTGTGAGCAAGTTCCAGCGCTCGGACACCTTCTGCATCTTGCGATTTTAAAAATGAGTGGCTTGAATAACTTGAAGCGTATTGGTCCCGAATTTTATGGACAGGACAAATGGATTATCGACAATTGCTGTAGTAGTGGGGAAGCAGCTGCAGGAGTATTTCTAACATTGAGGGAATTACAACTTGTTGATATGCCTCAGCTAGAAGAATGGTCAGACGTATCGTCATTGCTCGCTTTTGCCACGAGTATGATAGACTCCTTCCCTCGTCTCAAGAAATTAGAAATCAGCAATTGTCCCAAGTTGATAACCATTCCAG CGTTCAAGGGCTCGACGTCCCTTCAACAACTTTCAATTGTAAAGTGCGATGAGTTGATGTGTTTGCAAGGAGGGCTGCTCCAACCAACCCTTGAAGAGATAGAAATATGGCGGTGTCGAAAGTTAAAAACGCTCAATGCAATTGACGAAACAGAAGCAACATTCAACGGCTCGACGTACCTTCAACGACTTTCGATTGACGATTGCCCGGAGTTGATGTGTTTACCGAAAGAGCTACTACAACCAACCCTTGTAAAATTACTCCTATGTGATTGTCCAAAGTTAAAGACATCCAATCCAGATGCATTACGCTGCCTCACATCCCTCAAGAAGTTGCTTATTAAATCCTGTCCAAATTGGGGGAGTTATTGGGAGGAGGGGCTGTTTTGCACCACCAGCCTTCAATCATTGACTATAGGTATATTCGGAGAGGA AGGAGTACAGATATTTCCCGTGGCCCTCCACAAGTGCTGCATCACCACCATCGAGCCATCTCACCTCCCTGGAGTCTCTATATTTATTTGGATGGCCAGAGATCAAGTCCCTGCCTGA
- the LOC131301997 gene encoding putative disease resistance RPP13-like protein 1 isoform X1 yields the protein MAEALLIPAADAVLGSLLPLATNQINLAWGFKEDLEKLRKRLEIIQALLYDAEKKKITSQTMMAWLKKLKTAICDAENVLDELAYEDLREKIEVQNQMRNKHVKDKEEAEKAQIFGKSHIQELQYHWDENLEESDNNHGDVLEGLKPHQNVKGLIIQNFGGRRWVSWMSSDAYSLKKLVKIELRDCMLCEQVPALGHLLHLAILKMSGLNNLKRIGPEFYGQDKWIIDNCCSSGEAAAGVFLTLRELQLVDMPQLEEWSDVSSLLAFATSMIDSFPRLKKLEISNCPKLITIPAAFKGSTSLQQLSIVKCDELMCLQGGLLQPTLEEIEIWRCRKLKTLNAIDETEATFNGSTYLQRLSIDDCPELMCLPKELLQPTLVKLLLCDCPKLKTSNPDALRCLTSLKKLLIKSCPNWGSYWEEGLFCTTSLQSLTIGIFGEEGVQIFPVALHKCCITTIEPSHLPGVSIFIWMARDQVPA from the exons GTTAGAAATCATTCAGGCCTTGTTATATGATgctgagaagaagaaaataacctCACAAACTATGATGGCGTGGCTAAAGAAACTCAAGACTGCAATCTGCGATGCTGAGAATGTGCTAGATGAATTGGCCTATGAAGATCTTCGAGAAAAGATTGAGGTACAAAACCAGATGAGGAACAAG CACGTgaaagacaaggaagaagcagagaagGCTCAAATATTTGGAAAATCACACATTCAAGAGTTGCAATATCACTGGGACGAAAACCTCGAAGAGTCCGACAATAACCATGGGGATGTGTTGGAAGGACttaaacctcaccaaaatgttAAGGGACtaattattcaaaattttggagGAAGACGATGGGTGTCGTGGATGAGTAGCGATGCCTACTCGCTTAAAAAACTGGTGAAGATTGAGCTAAGAGATTGTATGTTGTGTGAGCAAGTTCCAGCGCTCGGACACCTTCTGCATCTTGCGATTTTAAAAATGAGTGGCTTGAATAACTTGAAGCGTATTGGTCCCGAATTTTATGGACAGGACAAATGGATTATCGACAATTGCTGTAGTAGTGGGGAAGCAGCTGCAGGAGTATTTCTAACATTGAGGGAATTACAACTTGTTGATATGCCTCAGCTAGAAGAATGGTCAGACGTATCGTCATTGCTCGCTTTTGCCACGAGTATGATAGACTCCTTCCCTCGTCTCAAGAAATTAGAAATCAGCAATTGTCCCAAGTTGATAACCATTCCAG CAGCGTTCAAGGGCTCGACGTCCCTTCAACAACTTTCAATTGTAAAGTGCGATGAGTTGATGTGTTTGCAAGGAGGGCTGCTCCAACCAACCCTTGAAGAGATAGAAATATGGCGGTGTCGAAAGTTAAAAACGCTCAATGCAATTGACGAAACAGAAGCAACATTCAACGGCTCGACGTACCTTCAACGACTTTCGATTGACGATTGCCCGGAGTTGATGTGTTTACCGAAAGAGCTACTACAACCAACCCTTGTAAAATTACTCCTATGTGATTGTCCAAAGTTAAAGACATCCAATCCAGATGCATTACGCTGCCTCACATCCCTCAAGAAGTTGCTTATTAAATCCTGTCCAAATTGGGGGAGTTATTGGGAGGAGGGGCTGTTTTGCACCACCAGCCTTCAATCATTGACTATAGGTATATTCGGAGAGGA AGGAGTACAGATATTTCCCGTGGCCCTCCACAAGTGCTGCATCACCACCATCGAGCCATCTCACCTCCCTGGAGTCTCTATATTTATTTGGATGGCCAGAGATCAAGTCCCTGCCTGA